A single region of the Enterococcus mundtii genome encodes:
- a CDS encoding glucosaminidase domain-containing protein: MQELRTRSARHHRPKRKMTINKKAIAPLVGTSLLVGPMLVTATPQTVRADELDVASSADPQAFINQIGWAASEVAASNDLYASVMIAQALLESAYGTSGLSSAPYYNLFGVKGSAGQSVVYMNTQEYLNGQWVTMNEPFRRYSSYWESFQDHANVLRSTSFSTGDYHYSGVWKSNTTSYYDATAYLTGRYATDPNYAYKLNELISTYNLTRFDTPSTGSTTTSTTSTTTTSTTTSTTTTTSSNQTYTVVSGDTLWDIAQKFGMSVDDLMAKNGMTMSNYSLLVGQEINV; the protein is encoded by the coding sequence ATGCAAGAGCTGAGAACCCGTAGCGCTCGACACCATAGGCCCAAAAGGAAAATGACCATCAATAAAAAAGCCATTGCACCTTTAGTGGGGACAAGCCTATTAGTTGGGCCAATGTTGGTCACAGCAACACCACAAACTGTACGTGCGGATGAGTTAGATGTCGCATCTTCTGCCGATCCGCAAGCATTTATCAATCAAATCGGATGGGCTGCTTCTGAAGTTGCAGCAAGCAATGACTTATATGCATCTGTCATGATTGCACAAGCATTACTTGAAAGTGCTTATGGTACATCTGGATTATCAAGTGCACCATATTACAACTTATTTGGAGTCAAAGGTAGCGCAGGTCAATCTGTGGTATATATGAATACGCAAGAATATTTGAATGGTCAATGGGTAACGATGAACGAACCTTTCCGTCGCTATTCATCTTATTGGGAATCATTCCAAGATCATGCGAATGTTTTACGATCTACTAGCTTTTCGACAGGCGATTATCATTATTCAGGTGTATGGAAAAGTAATACAACCAGCTATTATGATGCAACAGCTTATTTAACTGGACGTTATGCAACAGATCCTAATTACGCATACAAATTAAATGAATTGATCAGCACATATAATCTGACTCGCTTTGATACACCATCAACTGGTTCAACAACAACTAGTACGACAAGTACCACAACGACCAGTACGACAACCTCTACAACGACTACGACAAGTAGTAACCAAACTTATACTGTCGTCTCTGGAGATACACTTTGGGATATTGCTCAAAAATTTGGTATGTCCGTCGATGATCTGATGGCAAAAAATGGCATGACGATGTCAAATTATTCATTATTGGTTGGACAAGAAATCAATGTCTAA
- a CDS encoding lipopolysaccharide assembly LapA domain-containing protein gives MKKQGSVIVGFLLVLVIVVFAVLNNQNVPVSFGFASFNAPLILVIIGSALIGALIVFLTAFTTLWQQKKQLKQLTKELAENQADIQKKIEEATEEQQRQFRNERAELEAAYQAELQAKQIQIEQMQTPSESPSQTPKQSVNYFD, from the coding sequence ATGAAAAAGCAAGGTAGTGTGATCGTTGGTTTTTTACTTGTACTTGTCATTGTCGTGTTCGCTGTATTGAACAATCAAAATGTTCCTGTAAGCTTTGGATTTGCTTCTTTTAATGCGCCATTGATTCTAGTGATCATTGGTTCAGCATTGATTGGTGCATTGATTGTATTTTTAACAGCCTTTACGACACTATGGCAACAGAAGAAACAATTAAAACAATTAACAAAAGAATTAGCAGAGAACCAAGCAGATATCCAAAAGAAAATCGAAGAGGCGACAGAAGAACAACAAAGACAATTTCGAAATGAACGTGCGGAACTTGAAGCGGCCTATCAAGCAGAATTACAAGCAAAGCAAATACAGATCGAACAAATGCAAACACCTTCTGAATCACCTTCTCAAACACCAAAGCAAAGCGTCAATTACTTTGATTGA
- a CDS encoding adenine phosphoribosyltransferase: protein MDLKNYIASIPDYPSKGIIFRDISPLMADGDAYREATKQIVDYAKEKRIDMVVGPEARGFIVGCPVAYELGVGFAPVRKKGKLPRETIEVTYGLEYGTDTLTLHKDAIQPGQRVLICDDLLATGGTIKATIELIEELGGVVVGCAFLIELMDLHGRDKIEGYDMITLMEY from the coding sequence GTGGATTTAAAAAATTATATTGCCAGTATTCCTGACTATCCGTCCAAAGGAATTATATTTAGAGATATCTCGCCATTGATGGCTGATGGAGATGCTTATCGTGAAGCAACGAAGCAAATCGTTGATTATGCGAAAGAAAAACGTATCGATATGGTCGTTGGACCAGAAGCACGTGGATTTATCGTAGGGTGTCCAGTGGCTTACGAATTAGGCGTGGGCTTTGCTCCTGTGCGTAAAAAAGGAAAATTACCTCGCGAAACGATCGAAGTCACTTACGGGCTTGAATACGGTACAGATACCTTGACGTTGCACAAAGATGCAATTCAACCAGGACAAAGAGTCTTGATCTGTGATGACTTATTAGCAACAGGTGGAACGATCAAAGCAACGATCGAATTGATCGAAGAACTTGGCGGAGTTGTTGTGGGTTGTGCCTTTTTGATCGAGTTGATGGATCTGCATGGTCGTGACAAAATCGAAGGCTACGACATGATTACTTTGATGGAGTATTAA
- a CDS encoding SDR family NAD(P)-dependent oxidoreductase, whose product MNLENKVVLVTGGSGGLGAQICYEAAKQGAIVVTCARRIQQIGEVMAVCQELSGKPAYAFQLDVSNPDSVDELYDKVMTEVGRVDILVNNAGFGIFEDFLSFDLGKAYDMFEVNVLGMMVLTQKFAIDMAERRQGHIINVASMAGKMATAKSTIYSATKFAVLGFSNALRLELKPLGVAVTTVNPGPIETEFFDKADPSGSYLEKVGHLVLDSTKLAQTIVRAMKHPKREINQPVLLEIASKFYALFPTIGDYFAGGIFNKK is encoded by the coding sequence TTGAATTTAGAAAATAAAGTCGTTTTAGTCACTGGTGGCTCTGGTGGTTTAGGTGCACAAATCTGTTATGAAGCAGCAAAACAAGGAGCAATCGTTGTCACGTGTGCGAGAAGAATCCAACAAATCGGCGAAGTGATGGCGGTTTGTCAAGAACTAAGTGGAAAACCAGCATACGCGTTTCAACTAGATGTTAGTAATCCAGACAGCGTAGATGAATTGTACGACAAGGTGATGACTGAGGTCGGTCGTGTTGATATCTTAGTCAATAATGCTGGATTTGGTATCTTTGAGGATTTCTTATCCTTTGACTTAGGAAAAGCCTACGATATGTTCGAAGTCAATGTCTTGGGGATGATGGTATTGACACAAAAATTTGCGATCGATATGGCAGAAAGACGTCAAGGACATATCATCAATGTGGCATCCATGGCAGGAAAAATGGCGACAGCTAAATCTACGATCTATTCTGCTACTAAATTTGCTGTTTTGGGCTTTTCAAATGCGTTACGTTTAGAGTTGAAGCCACTAGGAGTCGCGGTCACTACGGTAAATCCCGGACCAATCGAAACGGAATTTTTTGATAAGGCTGATCCAAGTGGTAGTTATTTGGAAAAAGTCGGTCATTTAGTTTTGGATTCAACTAAATTAGCACAAACGATCGTGCGAGCGATGAAGCATCCTAAACGTGAGATCAATCAGCCGGTATTGCTAGAAATCGCGTCTAAATTTTATGCACTTTTCCCAACCATTGGGGATTATTTTGCAGGTGGAATTTTTAATAAAAAGTAG
- the recJ gene encoding single-stranded-DNA-specific exonuclease RecJ, with product MRRANFDWKVNETTPSESFIQIIKQQGLSPLIGQLLWQRGYREEESIHRFLHPKEQKLHDPYLMFDMDKAISRIQEAVINGEQILVYGDYDADGITSATVMKETLELLGAQVEVFLPNRFEHGYGPNLTVYQEKIAAGTQLIVTVDNGVAGHEAIAYAQQQGVDVIVTDHHELPSELPAAYAIIHPRHPQGNYPFGELAGVGVAFKVATALLEEPPAEFLDLVAIGTIADLVSMTDENRTLVALGLEAIRHTERVGLQALFAKSSVRTNEADETIIGFSIAPRLNAIGRMGDPNPAVELLATFDESQAQTLAEQLQTVNEERKAIVEQITSEALAMINEENQIHLLAHPGWHEGVLGIVAGKIMNQTGKPTIVLGIKDQSVAKGSGRSIEALNLFDMLNEMRELFTFFGGHHAAVGLTMPAENIPELQDRMNAYIEEKQIDLSKGPVLVIDEIVSPKDVTVEQIATLKLLAPFGTDNPVPNFLFKQVAVENVKRIGSNQQHLKLSLVDEDSQLDAVAFGFGPQENEFVDDSLDIVGQLSINEWNGRKKPQLMVSDFAVEGLQVFDWRAKRYRTLANEIESPFYLAFDEASIKELNESIQKHIIHWTDKEMIQSWIQENDPNALVVIDCPTDLNDLKEILSFGSFSRVYFLGISVDEAYLNGVGTREQYARLFKLIHAQERIDIRHKLGAMANYLKIPQKLLIFMIQVFFELKFVTINNGVLEKVADPASHLLTASDRYQERLKKIKSEEFLLLSDIPTIKKWLTT from the coding sequence GTGAGACGAGCAAATTTTGATTGGAAGGTCAATGAAACAACACCTTCTGAATCTTTTATCCAAATAATCAAACAACAAGGATTGTCTCCTCTGATCGGGCAATTGCTATGGCAAAGAGGATACCGAGAGGAAGAAAGTATCCATCGGTTTTTACATCCAAAAGAGCAAAAGTTGCATGATCCATATTTGATGTTTGATATGGACAAGGCAATCAGCCGTATCCAAGAAGCCGTGATCAATGGTGAACAAATCTTAGTTTACGGAGATTATGATGCAGATGGCATCACCAGTGCGACCGTCATGAAAGAAACGTTAGAATTGCTTGGTGCCCAAGTGGAAGTCTTTTTACCTAATCGATTTGAACATGGGTATGGACCTAATCTAACCGTTTATCAAGAGAAAATAGCCGCAGGGACTCAATTGATCGTGACTGTCGATAATGGGGTAGCTGGGCATGAAGCAATTGCTTATGCACAACAGCAGGGAGTAGATGTGATCGTGACAGATCATCATGAGTTGCCTAGTGAATTACCGGCGGCTTATGCAATCATCCATCCCCGCCATCCACAAGGCAATTATCCTTTTGGAGAATTAGCAGGTGTCGGTGTCGCGTTTAAAGTAGCGACCGCTTTGTTGGAAGAACCACCAGCAGAATTTTTAGATTTAGTCGCAATTGGCACAATCGCTGACCTTGTCTCTATGACTGATGAGAATCGGACGCTAGTGGCGTTAGGTTTAGAGGCAATTCGTCATACCGAGCGAGTAGGCTTACAGGCACTGTTTGCGAAAAGTAGTGTACGTACGAATGAAGCGGATGAAACGATTATCGGTTTTTCGATTGCCCCGCGCTTGAATGCCATCGGCCGGATGGGAGACCCTAATCCAGCAGTTGAATTACTAGCCACATTCGACGAAAGTCAAGCTCAGACATTAGCCGAGCAGTTACAAACGGTCAATGAAGAACGTAAAGCGATCGTTGAGCAAATCACCTCAGAAGCATTGGCGATGATCAATGAAGAGAACCAGATCCATTTATTAGCACATCCAGGCTGGCATGAAGGGGTACTAGGGATCGTTGCAGGAAAAATCATGAATCAAACAGGCAAACCAACAATCGTGCTAGGCATCAAAGACCAGTCCGTTGCAAAAGGATCAGGTCGAAGTATCGAAGCGTTGAATCTTTTCGATATGCTGAATGAGATGCGTGAATTGTTTACATTTTTTGGCGGCCATCACGCAGCAGTCGGATTAACAATGCCAGCGGAAAATATCCCTGAGTTACAAGACCGGATGAATGCCTATATAGAAGAAAAGCAAATCGACTTGTCTAAAGGTCCTGTGTTGGTGATCGATGAAATCGTCTCCCCAAAGGATGTAACGGTCGAACAAATCGCTACATTGAAATTACTGGCACCATTCGGAACAGATAATCCTGTACCTAACTTTTTATTCAAACAGGTTGCAGTCGAAAATGTAAAACGAATCGGTTCGAACCAACAGCACTTGAAGCTTTCTTTAGTGGATGAAGATAGTCAATTAGATGCTGTCGCGTTTGGTTTTGGCCCACAAGAAAATGAATTTGTAGATGATTCGCTTGATATTGTAGGACAATTATCGATCAATGAATGGAATGGGCGCAAAAAACCGCAGCTGATGGTTTCTGACTTTGCAGTAGAAGGATTGCAAGTATTTGATTGGCGGGCGAAACGTTACCGAACATTAGCAAATGAAATCGAAAGTCCGTTCTATTTAGCGTTTGATGAAGCATCGATCAAAGAACTAAATGAGTCGATACAAAAACACATCATTCATTGGACAGATAAAGAAATGATTCAATCATGGATTCAGGAAAATGACCCAAACGCATTAGTCGTGATCGATTGTCCAACCGATTTGAACGACTTGAAAGAGATCTTATCATTTGGGTCCTTTAGCCGAGTTTACTTTTTAGGTATTTCTGTTGATGAAGCATACTTGAACGGTGTAGGAACAAGAGAACAATATGCTCGACTCTTCAAATTGATCCATGCGCAAGAACGGATCGATATCAGACATAAATTAGGTGCAATGGCCAACTATTTAAAAATTCCACAAAAATTATTAATTTTTATGATACAGGTGTTTTTTGAGTTGAAGTTTGTTACAATAAACAATGGTGTTTTGGAGAAAGTCGCAGATCCGGCGAGTCATCTATTGACTGCAAGTGACCGCTATCAGGAGCGATTGAAAAAAATCAAATCAGAGGAATTCTTACTATTAAGTGACATTCCCACAATAAAAAAATGGTTAACAACCTAG
- the tkt gene encoding transketolase: MFDKIDQLGVNTIRTLSVDAVQKANSGHPGLPMGAAPMAYALWTKHLKVNPKTSKNWADRDRFVLSAGHGSAMLYSLLHLAGYQVTIDDLKQFRQWESKTPGHPEVNHTDGVEATTGPLGQGIAMAVGMAMAEAHLAATYNKDQFNVVDHYTYALCGDGDLMEGVSQEASSMAGHMKLGKLIVLYDSNDISLDGPTSKAFTENVGARYEAYGWQHILVKDGNDLEAISKAIEEAKAETDKPTLIEVKTVIGFGAPNQGTSAVHGAPLGLEGIQKAKEIYGWEYPDFTVPEEVAERFRQTMVEEGEKAENAWREMFAAYKAAYPELAQQFEDAFAGKLPENWDAELPTYDEGESQASRVSSKEVIQELSKAIPSFWGGSADLSGSNNTMVTADKDFTPEHYEGRNIWFGVREFAMASAMNGIQLHGGTRIYGGTFFVFVDYLRPAVRLAAIQNTPVIFVLTHDSVAVGEDGPTHEPVEQLASVRSMPGVHVLRPADGNETRAAWKVAMESTDTPTILVLSRQNLPVLPTTKEVADDMVKKGAYVLSPAKGEQPEGILIATGSEVDLAVKAQKVLAEQGKDVSVVSMPSFDLFEQQSAEYQESVLPKSVTKRVAIEAAASFGWERYVGIEGQTITIDHFGASAPGNKILEEFGFTVDNVVNVFNQL; this comes from the coding sequence TTGTTTGATAAAATTGATCAGCTTGGTGTGAATACGATCCGTACATTGAGTGTCGATGCAGTACAAAAAGCAAATTCAGGACATCCGGGGTTACCAATGGGTGCCGCGCCAATGGCTTATGCCCTTTGGACGAAACACTTGAAAGTGAATCCGAAAACTTCTAAAAACTGGGCAGACCGTGACCGTTTTGTCTTATCTGCGGGACATGGTTCAGCGATGTTGTACAGCTTGTTGCACTTAGCAGGGTACCAAGTGACGATTGATGACTTGAAACAATTCCGTCAATGGGAGTCAAAAACACCAGGACACCCTGAGGTCAACCATACGGACGGCGTCGAAGCAACGACTGGTCCGTTAGGACAAGGGATCGCAATGGCTGTGGGGATGGCAATGGCAGAAGCGCATCTAGCAGCGACCTACAACAAAGATCAATTCAACGTCGTTGATCATTATACCTATGCGTTATGTGGCGATGGCGACCTGATGGAAGGTGTGTCTCAAGAAGCAAGTTCGATGGCTGGACATATGAAATTAGGAAAATTAATCGTTTTATACGATTCAAACGATATTTCTTTAGATGGACCAACCTCAAAAGCCTTCACTGAAAATGTTGGCGCACGCTATGAAGCTTATGGTTGGCAACATATCTTGGTCAAAGACGGCAATGATTTGGAAGCTATCTCAAAAGCAATTGAAGAAGCGAAAGCCGAAACAGACAAACCGACATTGATCGAAGTGAAAACGGTCATCGGATTTGGTGCACCAAACCAAGGAACTTCTGCGGTTCACGGCGCACCACTTGGCTTAGAAGGCATTCAAAAAGCTAAAGAGATCTATGGTTGGGAATACCCTGACTTTACCGTACCAGAAGAAGTGGCGGAACGCTTCCGTCAAACGATGGTTGAAGAAGGCGAAAAAGCTGAAAATGCTTGGCGTGAGATGTTCGCAGCATACAAAGCAGCGTATCCAGAATTAGCGCAACAATTCGAAGATGCTTTTGCTGGGAAGTTACCAGAGAATTGGGATGCCGAACTTCCAACGTACGACGAAGGTGAAAGCCAAGCGAGTCGTGTCTCAAGTAAAGAAGTTATCCAAGAATTATCAAAAGCGATCCCAAGCTTCTGGGGTGGTTCTGCCGATCTATCTGGATCAAACAATACGATGGTGACAGCAGACAAAGATTTCACGCCTGAACACTATGAAGGCCGCAATATTTGGTTTGGTGTTCGTGAGTTTGCGATGGCATCAGCGATGAACGGGATCCAATTGCATGGTGGTACCCGGATCTATGGGGGAACATTCTTTGTCTTTGTCGATTACTTGCGACCAGCTGTGCGTTTAGCAGCGATCCAAAACACGCCAGTTATTTTCGTCTTGACCCATGACTCTGTGGCAGTTGGTGAAGATGGCCCGACGCACGAGCCAGTGGAACAATTGGCTTCGGTTAGAAGTATGCCAGGTGTCCATGTCTTACGTCCGGCGGACGGGAACGAAACTCGTGCGGCGTGGAAAGTTGCGATGGAATCGACAGATACACCAACGATCTTAGTCTTGAGTCGTCAAAATCTACCAGTTCTTCCAACAACAAAAGAAGTGGCGGATGATATGGTTAAAAAAGGTGCCTATGTCTTGTCTCCAGCTAAAGGGGAACAACCAGAAGGAATCTTGATCGCGACAGGTTCAGAAGTGGATCTAGCGGTCAAAGCGCAAAAAGTATTAGCGGAACAAGGAAAAGATGTCTCAGTGGTTTCTATGCCAAGTTTTGATTTGTTTGAACAACAATCTGCAGAATATCAAGAAAGTGTCTTGCCAAAATCAGTGACGAAGCGTGTTGCGATTGAAGCGGCTGCTTCATTTGGATGGGAACGTTATGTAGGAATCGAAGGTCAAACGATCACGATCGATCACTTTGGTGCTTCTGCTCCTGGAAACAAAATACTTGAAGAATTTGGTTTTACAGTAGATAATGTAGTTAACGTCTTCAATCAATTATAG
- the rnz gene encoding ribonuclease Z, with protein sequence MELEFLGTGAGVPAKHRNVSSIALKLLDERNEIWLFDCGEGTQMQILRTNIRPRKIEKIFITHLHGDHIFGLPGLISSRSFQGGETPLEIYGPKGTEAFVRNALTISQTKLGYPLVFIDLSEDQAIFEDAHFSVYAKKLSHGIDSYGYRIVEHDHKGELQVDKLKELNIPAGPIYGKLKKGETVQLDNGQLINGRDFVGPDKKGRIVTILGDTRKTTNSVILAKNADVLVHESTFNKNEARMAHNYFHSTTHQAAEVAKEANVQRLLLTHISARYLGKATQELEQEAQEIFPNTKVMKDFEVVDVPFQEEEKS encoded by the coding sequence ATGGAACTAGAATTTTTAGGTACAGGCGCAGGGGTTCCTGCTAAACATCGAAATGTCTCAAGTATCGCATTGAAACTTTTGGACGAGCGAAATGAGATTTGGTTGTTTGATTGTGGGGAAGGCACGCAAATGCAGATTCTACGAACAAATATCCGTCCAAGAAAAATAGAAAAAATATTTATCACTCATCTCCATGGGGATCATATTTTTGGTTTGCCAGGTTTAATCAGTAGTCGCTCTTTTCAGGGTGGCGAAACACCATTAGAAATCTATGGCCCTAAAGGAACGGAAGCATTTGTACGCAATGCGCTGACGATTTCTCAAACTAAACTAGGCTATCCCCTTGTTTTTATTGATTTATCAGAAGATCAAGCTATTTTTGAAGACGCACACTTTTCTGTGTATGCAAAAAAATTAAGCCATGGCATCGATAGCTACGGATATCGGATCGTTGAGCATGATCACAAAGGCGAATTACAAGTGGATAAGCTTAAAGAACTGAATATTCCAGCTGGTCCCATCTATGGAAAACTAAAAAAAGGGGAGACGGTCCAATTAGACAATGGCCAGCTCATCAATGGACGCGATTTTGTCGGTCCAGATAAAAAAGGACGAATCGTGACCATTTTAGGAGATACTCGAAAAACGACCAATTCTGTTATATTAGCAAAAAACGCAGATGTCTTGGTGCATGAAAGTACGTTTAATAAAAACGAGGCGAGAATGGCCCATAATTATTTCCATTCAACGACTCATCAAGCCGCAGAAGTGGCAAAAGAAGCAAATGTCCAAAGATTATTACTGACCCATATCAGTGCGAGATATCTAGGAAAAGCAACACAAGAACTTGAACAAGAAGCGCAAGAAATCTTTCCAAATACAAAAGTCATGAAAGATTTTGAGGTTGTGGATGTTCCGTTTCAAGAGGAGGAAAAAAGTTGA
- a CDS encoding DUF896 family protein: MLSPEKIERINQLAKKKKAEGLTPAEVKEQKELREAYLTAFRSGMRHHIEGMKVVDPDGNDVTPDKLKEIQKKKGLHDRNSKF, from the coding sequence GTGTTATCGCCTGAAAAAATCGAACGTATCAATCAGTTAGCTAAAAAGAAAAAAGCAGAAGGATTGACACCAGCTGAAGTCAAAGAGCAAAAGGAATTACGAGAAGCATATCTGACAGCCTTTCGTTCTGGCATGAGACATCATATTGAAGGGATGAAAGTGGTTGATCCCGATGGAAATGATGTCACACCAGATAAATTGAAAGAAATCCAGAAGAAAAAAGGCCTCCACGACCGAAATAGCAAGTTTTAG
- a CDS encoding ISL3-like element ISEfa11 family transposase, translating to MNDSIKKMLRIIEKDLMITEVSYETLQKKKTLVVDAVLSPTPRACRSCGSTVVDGNGKAIIVKNGKKETIVRFEQYNHMPLVMRLKKQRYTCKNCRTHWTAQSYFVQSRHSIANHVRYKIASLLTEKVSLSFIAKSCQVSLTTVIRTLKEFKSYLPKQSKKILPRVLMVDEFRSHASIEDKMSFICADGETGKLIDVLPTRKLPRLTSYFLKCTNPEEVEFLVTDMNAAYFQLTKRVLPNAKIVIDRFHIVKHMNQAFNELRIREMNELRKAGQKSQAEKLKKNWRFLLKNRANINHYEYKTWKSFRAPKYPFLTEAMMIDRLLEFSTPLKEAYPFFHELVEAFRDKDPDLFFSLLAELPETLDDSFREKLQNLLTYEEGITNAMIYPYSNGKIEAKNTHIKTMKRVSYGFKSFENMRIRIFLINQLIKVR from the coding sequence ATGAATGATTCTATCAAAAAAATGCTGAGAATAATAGAGAAAGATTTGATGATTACAGAGGTCTCTTACGAGACCCTTCAGAAGAAAAAGACGTTGGTCGTCGATGCTGTTCTCTCGCCTACTCCTCGTGCTTGTAGAAGTTGTGGTTCTACTGTGGTAGATGGAAACGGGAAAGCAATTATAGTGAAAAATGGAAAAAAAGAAACGATTGTCCGTTTTGAACAATACAATCATATGCCTTTGGTTATGCGCCTAAAAAAGCAGCGCTATACCTGTAAAAACTGCCGAACCCATTGGACTGCTCAAAGTTATTTTGTCCAATCCAGACATTCAATCGCAAATCATGTTAGATATAAAATTGCTTCTTTACTGACTGAAAAAGTATCTTTATCTTTTATTGCGAAAAGCTGTCAGGTATCTTTGACCACTGTTATTCGTACATTGAAAGAGTTTAAAAGCTATTTACCAAAGCAATCTAAGAAGATTCTCCCAAGAGTATTGATGGTTGATGAATTTCGTTCGCATGCTTCCATAGAAGATAAAATGAGCTTTATTTGCGCAGATGGCGAAACAGGAAAATTAATAGATGTTTTGCCTACGCGTAAATTACCTCGATTAACAAGCTATTTCTTAAAGTGTACCAATCCAGAAGAAGTAGAATTCTTGGTGACAGACATGAACGCCGCCTACTTCCAGCTCACCAAACGTGTTCTGCCAAATGCGAAAATAGTGATTGATCGGTTTCATATTGTCAAACACATGAATCAAGCGTTCAATGAGTTGCGTATCCGTGAAATGAATGAACTTCGTAAAGCAGGACAGAAAAGCCAGGCAGAAAAACTGAAAAAGAACTGGCGCTTTTTGCTAAAAAATCGTGCAAACATCAACCATTATGAATACAAAACATGGAAAAGTTTCCGAGCACCAAAATACCCATTTCTTACTGAAGCAATGATGATTGATCGATTGCTTGAGTTTTCTACGCCCCTAAAGGAGGCGTATCCCTTTTTTCATGAATTAGTTGAAGCCTTTCGAGACAAAGACCCTGACTTATTTTTCTCCTTATTAGCAGAACTTCCCGAAACGTTGGATGACAGCTTTCGGGAAAAGCTTCAAAACCTTCTGACCTATGAAGAAGGCATCACCAACGCAATGATCTATCCTTATTCCAATGGAAAAATAGAAGCGAAGAATACCCACATAAAGACAATGAAACGAGTATCCTACGGATTTAAATCATTCGAGAACATGAGAATTAGAATCTTTTTGATCAATCAATTAATCAAAGTAAGATAA
- the lexA gene encoding transcriptional repressor LexA: MARQTETRQIEVLRYIHEQVTQKGYPPTVREIGEAVQLSSTSTVHGHLARLEKKGFIQRDPTKPRAIELTQQGLSKIGIRPTTIPVLGVVTAGEPILAVEEASDFFPVPPNLSSEEGSLFMLTIRGESMINAGILDGDNVIVRKQETAQNGDIVIAMTAEDEATCKRFYKERDHFRLQPENDLLEPIILDEVSILGRVVGLYRSHIY; this comes from the coding sequence GTGGCCCGACAAACTGAAACAAGACAAATCGAAGTCTTACGATATATTCACGAACAAGTGACCCAAAAAGGCTATCCACCGACTGTCCGTGAGATCGGAGAAGCTGTTCAGCTTTCTTCCACATCGACAGTCCATGGTCATCTTGCCCGATTAGAGAAAAAAGGCTTTATTCAAAGAGACCCTACGAAACCACGTGCAATCGAATTGACGCAACAAGGATTATCAAAAATTGGGATTCGCCCAACGACGATCCCTGTTCTCGGCGTTGTTACTGCCGGAGAGCCGATACTAGCTGTCGAGGAAGCTTCTGACTTCTTTCCAGTCCCACCAAACCTTTCCTCAGAAGAAGGCAGTCTGTTCATGTTGACGATCCGAGGAGAAAGTATGATCAATGCTGGGATATTGGATGGCGATAATGTCATTGTCCGTAAACAAGAAACTGCACAAAATGGTGATATCGTGATTGCGATGACTGCAGAAGACGAAGCAACTTGCAAACGGTTCTATAAAGAAAGAGATCATTTCCGTTTGCAACCCGAGAATGATTTACTGGAACCGATCATTTTAGATGAGGTGTCGATCTTAGGTCGTGTCGTTGGTCTGTACCGTAGTCATATTTATTGA